From the genome of Biomphalaria glabrata chromosome 1, xgBioGlab47.1, whole genome shotgun sequence, one region includes:
- the LOC106052292 gene encoding acid phosphatase type 7-like isoform X1, which produces MHNCETNFLTDNNYYLFKVYVIKWQKNAEFEAMHCVFLCMLMSMILITHICNTEVSEEFMPFETATIQDQNSCKPQHVHISFGDSINEVNIVWSTFGFCVCLVRYGTDPWRYEFRADANHTYFTTLNSRGLKHLYRVNLKGLHSAARYYYQIENDESTAGPFYFQVPPEGKDWSPDFLIFGDLGIHADTINFLVNEALSGHYTALIHAGDLAYDMKDKEGLVGDYFMKEIEPMAAYIPYLTCPGNHEIDFGTFSHYRNRFSMPNTDWPIPIDKMWYSIDIGPVHVISYSSEVFFTNSGKHIEAQRRWLIENLRNANNNRKTTPWIIAFGHRPLYCSTKINDDCSLLSSEVRNGLEDIFTLLGVDLIIQAHEHNYERLWPLYQWNVLNYSYVNPDVPVQIITGAAGSIEGIDNFESYYHPNWSAFRLDSNAFNSYGRLLVVNHSHLFWEQRSINNHTTLDSIWIVKERPGPESTTVPVTSRTYHGTKITTSTYVIALSISLGILLAVILLLFILRQFFRARRIKLFLSQCRPEDSWPVPYSNFSSPEEEENL; this is translated from the exons ATGCATAATTGTGAAACgaatttcctcacggataataattattatttgtttaaagtttatgttATTAAATG GCAAAAGAATGCAGAATTTGAGGCAATGCATTGTGTGTTTCTTTGCATGCTTATGTCAATGATATTGATAACACACATTTGTAAtactgaagtcagtgaagagtttaTGCCCTTTGAAA CAGCCACTATTCAGGACCAAAATAGCTGCAAGCCACAAcatgttcacatatcttttggAGATAGTATCAATGAAGTCAATATTGTCTGGTCCACATTTGGCTTTTGTGTATGTCTG gTTAGGTATGGCACTGACCCATGGAGATATGAGTTTAGAGCTGATGCCAATCATACCTACTTTACAACTTTGAACAGTAGAGGACTAAAACATTTGTACAGAGTAAATTTAAAG GGCTTACATTCAGCTGCACGCTATTACTATCAAATTGAGAACGATGAAAGTACTGCAGGgccattttattttcaagttcCTCCTGAAGgcaaa GACTGGTCACCAGATTTTTTGATATTTGGTGATCTGGGCATACATGCGGACACTATAAATTTCCTTGTCAATGAGGCTTTATCTGGCCACTATACTGCTCTCATTCATGCTGGAGATTTGGCTTATGATATGAAAGATAAGGAAGGCCTA GTAGGTGATTATTTTATGAAAGAAATTGAGCCAATGGCAGCTTATATTCCATATTTGACGTGTCCAGGAAATCATG aaATTGATTTTGGTACTTTTTCACATTATCGAAATCGATTTTCTATGCCAAATACTGATTGGCCTATACCTATTGATAAGATGTGGTATAGCATTGACATTGGACCTGTTCATGtgataag ctATTCATCTGAGGTCTTTTTTACCAACTCTGGGAAACACATTGAAGCCCAAAGGAGATGGCTTATAGAGAATTTGAgaaatgctaataataacagaaAAACAACCCCTTGGATTATAGCCTTTGGGCATAGGCCTTTGTATTGTAGTACAAAGATTAATGACGACTGCTCACTGTTATCTTCAGAAGTCAGAAAtgg aCTAGAAGACATCTTTACATTATTAGGAGTAGACCTGATCATTCAAGCTCATGAACATAACTATGAACGTCTTTGGCCGTTGTATCAGTGGAATGTTTTGAATTATTCCTATGTAAACCCAGATGTCCCTGTTCAGATTATTACTGGAGCAGCTGGAAGCATTGAAGGAATAGACAACTTTGAATCTTATTATCATC CTAATTGGTCAGCCTTCCGTCTTGACTCTAATGCATTTAACAGTTATGGTCGTTTGCTCGTTGTTAATCATTCTCATCTGTTTTGGGAGCAGCGCTCAATAAATAATCACACAACTTTGGATAGCATTTGGATTGTCAAAGAAAGACCAGGACCTGAGAGTACTACAGTTCCAGTCACAAGTAGAACATATCATGGAACCAAGATCACTACCAGTACTTATGTTATTGCACTAAGCATTAGCTTGGGCATCTTGCTTGCTGTGATACTTTTACTTTTCATATTGAGACAGTTTTTTAGAGCCAGAAGGATCAAACTATTTCTTAGTCAATGTAGACCAGAAGATTCATGGCCTGTGCCTTATAGCAACTTCTCCAGCCCTGAAGAGGAGGAAAATTTGTAG
- the LOC106052292 gene encoding acid phosphatase type 7-like isoform X3, with product MQKNAEFEAMHCVFLCMLMSMILITHICNTEVSEEFMPFETATIQDQNSCKPQHVHISFGDSINEVNIVWSTFGFCVCLVRYGTDPWRYEFRADANHTYFTTLNSRGLKHLYRVNLKGLHSAARYYYQIENDESTAGPFYFQVPPEGKDWSPDFLIFGDLGIHADTINFLVNEALSGHYTALIHAGDLAYDMKDKEGLVGDYFMKEIEPMAAYIPYLTCPGNHEIDFGTFSHYRNRFSMPNTDWPIPIDKMWYSIDIGPVHVISYSSEVFFTNSGKHIEAQRRWLIENLRNANNNRKTTPWIIAFGHRPLYCSTKINDDCSLLSSEVRNGLEDIFTLLGVDLIIQAHEHNYERLWPLYQWNVLNYSYVNPDVPVQIITGAAGSIEGIDNFESYYHPNWSAFRLDSNAFNSYGRLLVVNHSHLFWEQRSINNHTTLDSIWIVKERPGPESTTVPVTSRTYHGTKITTSTYVIALSISLGILLAVILLLFILRQFFRARRIKLFLSQCRPEDSWPVPYSNFSSPEEEENL from the exons at GCAAAAGAATGCAGAATTTGAGGCAATGCATTGTGTGTTTCTTTGCATGCTTATGTCAATGATATTGATAACACACATTTGTAAtactgaagtcagtgaagagtttaTGCCCTTTGAAA CAGCCACTATTCAGGACCAAAATAGCTGCAAGCCACAAcatgttcacatatcttttggAGATAGTATCAATGAAGTCAATATTGTCTGGTCCACATTTGGCTTTTGTGTATGTCTG gTTAGGTATGGCACTGACCCATGGAGATATGAGTTTAGAGCTGATGCCAATCATACCTACTTTACAACTTTGAACAGTAGAGGACTAAAACATTTGTACAGAGTAAATTTAAAG GGCTTACATTCAGCTGCACGCTATTACTATCAAATTGAGAACGATGAAAGTACTGCAGGgccattttattttcaagttcCTCCTGAAGgcaaa GACTGGTCACCAGATTTTTTGATATTTGGTGATCTGGGCATACATGCGGACACTATAAATTTCCTTGTCAATGAGGCTTTATCTGGCCACTATACTGCTCTCATTCATGCTGGAGATTTGGCTTATGATATGAAAGATAAGGAAGGCCTA GTAGGTGATTATTTTATGAAAGAAATTGAGCCAATGGCAGCTTATATTCCATATTTGACGTGTCCAGGAAATCATG aaATTGATTTTGGTACTTTTTCACATTATCGAAATCGATTTTCTATGCCAAATACTGATTGGCCTATACCTATTGATAAGATGTGGTATAGCATTGACATTGGACCTGTTCATGtgataag ctATTCATCTGAGGTCTTTTTTACCAACTCTGGGAAACACATTGAAGCCCAAAGGAGATGGCTTATAGAGAATTTGAgaaatgctaataataacagaaAAACAACCCCTTGGATTATAGCCTTTGGGCATAGGCCTTTGTATTGTAGTACAAAGATTAATGACGACTGCTCACTGTTATCTTCAGAAGTCAGAAAtgg aCTAGAAGACATCTTTACATTATTAGGAGTAGACCTGATCATTCAAGCTCATGAACATAACTATGAACGTCTTTGGCCGTTGTATCAGTGGAATGTTTTGAATTATTCCTATGTAAACCCAGATGTCCCTGTTCAGATTATTACTGGAGCAGCTGGAAGCATTGAAGGAATAGACAACTTTGAATCTTATTATCATC CTAATTGGTCAGCCTTCCGTCTTGACTCTAATGCATTTAACAGTTATGGTCGTTTGCTCGTTGTTAATCATTCTCATCTGTTTTGGGAGCAGCGCTCAATAAATAATCACACAACTTTGGATAGCATTTGGATTGTCAAAGAAAGACCAGGACCTGAGAGTACTACAGTTCCAGTCACAAGTAGAACATATCATGGAACCAAGATCACTACCAGTACTTATGTTATTGCACTAAGCATTAGCTTGGGCATCTTGCTTGCTGTGATACTTTTACTTTTCATATTGAGACAGTTTTTTAGAGCCAGAAGGATCAAACTATTTCTTAGTCAATGTAGACCAGAAGATTCATGGCCTGTGCCTTATAGCAACTTCTCCAGCCCTGAAGAGGAGGAAAATTTGTAG
- the LOC106052292 gene encoding acid phosphatase type 7-like isoform X2 gives MQKNAEFEAMHCVFLCMLMSMILITHICNTEVSEEFMPFETATIQDQNSCKPQHVHISFGDSINEVNIVWSTFGFCVCLVRYGTDPWRYEFRADANHTYFTTLNSRGLKHLYRVNLKGLHSAARYYYQIENDESTAGPFYFQVPPEGKDWSPDFLIFGDLGIHADTINFLVNEALSGHYTALIHAGDLAYDMKDKEGLVGDYFMKEIEPMAAYIPYLTCPGNHEIDFGTFSHYRNRFSMPNTDWPIPIDKMWYSIDIGPVHVISYSSEVFFTNSGKHIEAQRRWLIENLRNANNNRKTTPWIIAFGHRPLYCSTKINDDCSLLSSEVRNGLEDIFTLLGVDLIIQAHEHNYERLWPLYQWNVLNYSYVNPDVPVQIITGAAGSIEGIDNFESYYHPNWSAFRLDSNAFNSYGRLLVVNHSHLFWEQRSINNHTTLDSIWIVKERPGPESTTVPVTSRTYHGTKITTSTYVIALSISLGILLAVILLLFILRQFFRARRIKLFLSQCRPEDSWPVPYSNFSSPEEEENL, from the exons AT GCAAAAGAATGCAGAATTTGAGGCAATGCATTGTGTGTTTCTTTGCATGCTTATGTCAATGATATTGATAACACACATTTGTAAtactgaagtcagtgaagagtttaTGCCCTTTGAAA CAGCCACTATTCAGGACCAAAATAGCTGCAAGCCACAAcatgttcacatatcttttggAGATAGTATCAATGAAGTCAATATTGTCTGGTCCACATTTGGCTTTTGTGTATGTCTG gTTAGGTATGGCACTGACCCATGGAGATATGAGTTTAGAGCTGATGCCAATCATACCTACTTTACAACTTTGAACAGTAGAGGACTAAAACATTTGTACAGAGTAAATTTAAAG GGCTTACATTCAGCTGCACGCTATTACTATCAAATTGAGAACGATGAAAGTACTGCAGGgccattttattttcaagttcCTCCTGAAGgcaaa GACTGGTCACCAGATTTTTTGATATTTGGTGATCTGGGCATACATGCGGACACTATAAATTTCCTTGTCAATGAGGCTTTATCTGGCCACTATACTGCTCTCATTCATGCTGGAGATTTGGCTTATGATATGAAAGATAAGGAAGGCCTA GTAGGTGATTATTTTATGAAAGAAATTGAGCCAATGGCAGCTTATATTCCATATTTGACGTGTCCAGGAAATCATG aaATTGATTTTGGTACTTTTTCACATTATCGAAATCGATTTTCTATGCCAAATACTGATTGGCCTATACCTATTGATAAGATGTGGTATAGCATTGACATTGGACCTGTTCATGtgataag ctATTCATCTGAGGTCTTTTTTACCAACTCTGGGAAACACATTGAAGCCCAAAGGAGATGGCTTATAGAGAATTTGAgaaatgctaataataacagaaAAACAACCCCTTGGATTATAGCCTTTGGGCATAGGCCTTTGTATTGTAGTACAAAGATTAATGACGACTGCTCACTGTTATCTTCAGAAGTCAGAAAtgg aCTAGAAGACATCTTTACATTATTAGGAGTAGACCTGATCATTCAAGCTCATGAACATAACTATGAACGTCTTTGGCCGTTGTATCAGTGGAATGTTTTGAATTATTCCTATGTAAACCCAGATGTCCCTGTTCAGATTATTACTGGAGCAGCTGGAAGCATTGAAGGAATAGACAACTTTGAATCTTATTATCATC CTAATTGGTCAGCCTTCCGTCTTGACTCTAATGCATTTAACAGTTATGGTCGTTTGCTCGTTGTTAATCATTCTCATCTGTTTTGGGAGCAGCGCTCAATAAATAATCACACAACTTTGGATAGCATTTGGATTGTCAAAGAAAGACCAGGACCTGAGAGTACTACAGTTCCAGTCACAAGTAGAACATATCATGGAACCAAGATCACTACCAGTACTTATGTTATTGCACTAAGCATTAGCTTGGGCATCTTGCTTGCTGTGATACTTTTACTTTTCATATTGAGACAGTTTTTTAGAGCCAGAAGGATCAAACTATTTCTTAGTCAATGTAGACCAGAAGATTCATGGCCTGTGCCTTATAGCAACTTCTCCAGCCCTGAAGAGGAGGAAAATTTGTAG
- the LOC106052292 gene encoding acid phosphatase type 7-like isoform X4, with protein MHCVFLCMLMSMILITHICNTEVSEEFMPFETATIQDQNSCKPQHVHISFGDSINEVNIVWSTFGFCVCLVRYGTDPWRYEFRADANHTYFTTLNSRGLKHLYRVNLKGLHSAARYYYQIENDESTAGPFYFQVPPEGKDWSPDFLIFGDLGIHADTINFLVNEALSGHYTALIHAGDLAYDMKDKEGLVGDYFMKEIEPMAAYIPYLTCPGNHEIDFGTFSHYRNRFSMPNTDWPIPIDKMWYSIDIGPVHVISYSSEVFFTNSGKHIEAQRRWLIENLRNANNNRKTTPWIIAFGHRPLYCSTKINDDCSLLSSEVRNGLEDIFTLLGVDLIIQAHEHNYERLWPLYQWNVLNYSYVNPDVPVQIITGAAGSIEGIDNFESYYHPNWSAFRLDSNAFNSYGRLLVVNHSHLFWEQRSINNHTTLDSIWIVKERPGPESTTVPVTSRTYHGTKITTSTYVIALSISLGILLAVILLLFILRQFFRARRIKLFLSQCRPEDSWPVPYSNFSSPEEEENL; from the exons ATGCATTGTGTGTTTCTTTGCATGCTTATGTCAATGATATTGATAACACACATTTGTAAtactgaagtcagtgaagagtttaTGCCCTTTGAAA CAGCCACTATTCAGGACCAAAATAGCTGCAAGCCACAAcatgttcacatatcttttggAGATAGTATCAATGAAGTCAATATTGTCTGGTCCACATTTGGCTTTTGTGTATGTCTG gTTAGGTATGGCACTGACCCATGGAGATATGAGTTTAGAGCTGATGCCAATCATACCTACTTTACAACTTTGAACAGTAGAGGACTAAAACATTTGTACAGAGTAAATTTAAAG GGCTTACATTCAGCTGCACGCTATTACTATCAAATTGAGAACGATGAAAGTACTGCAGGgccattttattttcaagttcCTCCTGAAGgcaaa GACTGGTCACCAGATTTTTTGATATTTGGTGATCTGGGCATACATGCGGACACTATAAATTTCCTTGTCAATGAGGCTTTATCTGGCCACTATACTGCTCTCATTCATGCTGGAGATTTGGCTTATGATATGAAAGATAAGGAAGGCCTA GTAGGTGATTATTTTATGAAAGAAATTGAGCCAATGGCAGCTTATATTCCATATTTGACGTGTCCAGGAAATCATG aaATTGATTTTGGTACTTTTTCACATTATCGAAATCGATTTTCTATGCCAAATACTGATTGGCCTATACCTATTGATAAGATGTGGTATAGCATTGACATTGGACCTGTTCATGtgataag ctATTCATCTGAGGTCTTTTTTACCAACTCTGGGAAACACATTGAAGCCCAAAGGAGATGGCTTATAGAGAATTTGAgaaatgctaataataacagaaAAACAACCCCTTGGATTATAGCCTTTGGGCATAGGCCTTTGTATTGTAGTACAAAGATTAATGACGACTGCTCACTGTTATCTTCAGAAGTCAGAAAtgg aCTAGAAGACATCTTTACATTATTAGGAGTAGACCTGATCATTCAAGCTCATGAACATAACTATGAACGTCTTTGGCCGTTGTATCAGTGGAATGTTTTGAATTATTCCTATGTAAACCCAGATGTCCCTGTTCAGATTATTACTGGAGCAGCTGGAAGCATTGAAGGAATAGACAACTTTGAATCTTATTATCATC CTAATTGGTCAGCCTTCCGTCTTGACTCTAATGCATTTAACAGTTATGGTCGTTTGCTCGTTGTTAATCATTCTCATCTGTTTTGGGAGCAGCGCTCAATAAATAATCACACAACTTTGGATAGCATTTGGATTGTCAAAGAAAGACCAGGACCTGAGAGTACTACAGTTCCAGTCACAAGTAGAACATATCATGGAACCAAGATCACTACCAGTACTTATGTTATTGCACTAAGCATTAGCTTGGGCATCTTGCTTGCTGTGATACTTTTACTTTTCATATTGAGACAGTTTTTTAGAGCCAGAAGGATCAAACTATTTCTTAGTCAATGTAGACCAGAAGATTCATGGCCTGTGCCTTATAGCAACTTCTCCAGCCCTGAAGAGGAGGAAAATTTGTAG